From a region of the Butyrivibrio sp. AE3004 genome:
- a CDS encoding sugar O-acetyltransferase, with protein MTVEEILEYLNSDRVEDMTEEMHECSMRQSQAAIKQTMELNTKYHTPEEIVRIMSELTGDEVDKSFRLFPPFYTDFGRNIHIGKNVFINSGCSFQDQGGIYIGDNTLIGHRVVLATLDHDLNPYDRHLLCAPIHIGNRVWIGAGAIITRGVTIGDGAVIAAGAVVTKDVEENTIVGGVPAKFIKKIENVKPIEKK; from the coding sequence ATAACGGTTGAAGAAATACTGGAATATCTTAATTCGGACAGAGTAGAAGATATGACAGAAGAGATGCATGAATGTTCCATGAGGCAGAGCCAGGCTGCTATAAAGCAGACCATGGAATTAAATACAAAGTATCACACACCGGAAGAGATAGTCAGGATCATGTCTGAACTGACAGGTGATGAAGTGGATAAAAGCTTCAGACTGTTTCCGCCTTTTTATACGGATTTTGGAAGAAACATTCACATCGGAAAAAATGTATTCATCAATTCCGGATGCAGCTTCCAGGATCAGGGCGGCATATACATTGGTGATAACACCCTGATTGGGCACAGGGTCGTCCTTGCTACTCTGGATCATGATTTGAATCCTTATGACAGGCACCTTCTGTGTGCTCCTATACATATTGGAAACAGGGTTTGGATTGGAGCAGGAGCGATAATTACAAGAGGTGTGACAATTGGTGATGGAGCTGTAATTGCAGCCGGAGCTGTTGTGACAAAGGATGTTGAGGAAAACACTATTGTAGGAGGCGTTCCTGCAAAATTTATCAAGAAGATAGAGAATGTTAAACCGATAGAGAAGAAATAA
- a CDS encoding flavodoxin family protein, which produces MGKVLVISTSLRAKSNSDILTKKLIEGAKASGHDVEHISLKGKNISFCIGCLACQNTQRCIIKDDAVEIAEKVKNADTLVFATPIYYYEMSGQMKTLLDRLNPLYPSDYKFRNVYMLSVAAEDEEFVPEKAISGLQGWVDCFGKAEFSGSLFCGGIGDMGEASGKKEELSEAYEFGKTLK; this is translated from the coding sequence ATGGGTAAAGTGTTAGTGATTTCTACAAGTCTTCGAGCAAAGAGTAATTCCGATATACTTACGAAAAAGCTTATAGAGGGAGCAAAAGCTTCAGGTCATGATGTGGAACATATAAGCCTGAAAGGGAAAAATATCAGTTTCTGTATAGGATGTCTGGCCTGCCAGAACACTCAGAGATGCATCATTAAAGATGATGCTGTTGAAATTGCAGAAAAAGTAAAGAATGCTGATACCCTGGTTTTTGCAACACCAATCTATTACTACGAGATGAGCGGACAGATGAAGACTCTTTTGGATAGGCTCAATCCGTTGTATCCTTCAGACTATAAGTTCAGGAATGTATATATGCTATCTGTTGCAGCTGAGGATGAAGAGTTCGTACCTGAAAAGGCAATTAGTGGACTCCAAGGGTGGGTTGACTGTTTTGGAAAGGCAGAATTTTCAGGGTCCTTATTCTGTGGAGGAATAGGTGATATGGGCGAAGCTTCAGGTAAAAAAGAGGAATTAAGTGAAGCCTATGAGTTTGGAAAAACATTAAAATAA
- a CDS encoding cyclophilin-like fold protein, with amino-acid sequence MKTKLIVMTLCVFMMLCTSACSGDTKTPYENFDLSAAISKSEDIEAESTEEIVLSEDVKTYHTEETDNQAVESDTSSDDTGIGEKTMIMKIGDIKVDVDWENNQAVDALRNMVEKGDVIIQMSMYGGFEQVGSIGQSLPRNDKQTTTSSGDIVLYSGNQMVVFYGSNSWSYTRLGHISDKDETGMTELLSNGDVTITISMG; translated from the coding sequence ATGAAAACGAAATTGATTGTGATGACACTCTGTGTGTTCATGATGCTTTGTACCAGCGCATGCTCAGGTGATACTAAGACACCATATGAAAACTTTGATTTGAGCGCTGCCATTTCTAAATCAGAAGATATAGAAGCAGAAAGTACAGAGGAAATCGTTTTATCAGAAGACGTAAAAACATATCACACAGAAGAAACTGATAATCAAGCTGTTGAGAGTGACACTTCTTCTGATGATACGGGTATTGGAGAAAAAACTATGATAATGAAAATTGGTGATATTAAAGTAGATGTAGACTGGGAAAATAATCAGGCAGTAGACGCGCTGCGAAATATGGTTGAAAAAGGCGATGTCATAATTCAGATGTCAATGTATGGCGGATTTGAGCAGGTGGGATCTATAGGTCAGAGTCTTCCAAGAAATGATAAACAGACGACAACATCATCAGGGGATATAGTTCTTTATTCAGGGAATCAAATGGTTGTGTTCTATGGGTCTAATAGCTGGTCATACACACGGTTAGGTCACATATCTGATAAGGATGAGACTGGCATGACTGAGTTGCTTTCAAATGGCGATGTTACAATAACTATTAGCATGGGATAG